A part of Quatrionicoccus australiensis genomic DNA contains:
- a CDS encoding c-type cytochrome, whose product MHKQLFTLILSGALLAGTSAAQAVDGENIVKKARCVACHAVDVKRVGPAYKDVAAKYHGDKSAPGKLFDKVRHGGSGNWGEIPMTPHGADKISDEDLKTAIQWVLSLH is encoded by the coding sequence ATGCACAAACAACTATTCACCCTCATTCTGAGCGGCGCCCTGCTCGCCGGCACCAGCGCGGCCCAGGCGGTCGACGGCGAAAATATCGTCAAAAAGGCCCGCTGCGTTGCCTGCCACGCCGTCGACGTCAAACGCGTCGGCCCCGCCTACAAGGACGTCGCCGCCAAATACCACGGCGACAAGAGCGCCCCCGGCAAACTGTTCGACAAGGTCCGCCACGGCGGCAGCGGCAACTGGGGCGAGATCCCGATGACCCCGCACGGCGCCGACAAGATCAGCGACGAAGACCTGAAAACAGCCATCCAGTGGGTGCTGTCGCTGCACTGA
- a CDS encoding alpha/beta fold hydrolase, whose amino-acid sequence MSTAPLSEAASSRFARIKEGDLDLQLHYNDCGSGAETVVMLHGSGPGASGWANFNRNLEPLVAAGYRVILMDCPGWSKSDPIVCTGSRSDLNARALKGLLDELKLDRVHVIGNSMGGHSAVAFALANPSRVGKLVLMGGGTGGPSQFVPMPTEGIKLIQALYREPSIENLKKMMAVFVFDSSSLTEELYQARLDNMLARRDHLENFVKSFAANPKQFTDYGPRLGEVTAPTLIIWGRDDRFVPMDIGLRLLWGMPNAELHIFNRCGHWAQWEHAAKFNRMVRDFLQD is encoded by the coding sequence ATGAGCACAGCACCCCTGAGCGAAGCCGCCAGCAGCCGTTTCGCCCGCATCAAGGAAGGCGATCTCGACCTGCAACTGCACTACAACGACTGCGGCAGCGGCGCCGAGACGGTGGTCATGTTGCACGGCTCTGGCCCCGGCGCCAGCGGCTGGGCCAATTTCAACCGCAACCTCGAGCCGCTCGTCGCCGCCGGCTACCGCGTCATCCTGATGGACTGCCCGGGCTGGAGCAAGAGCGATCCCATCGTGTGCACCGGCTCGCGCTCCGACCTCAATGCCCGGGCGCTGAAGGGCCTGCTCGATGAATTGAAGCTCGACCGTGTGCACGTCATCGGCAACTCGATGGGCGGCCACTCCGCCGTCGCCTTCGCGCTCGCCAACCCCAGCCGCGTCGGCAAGCTCGTCCTGATGGGCGGCGGCACCGGCGGTCCCAGCCAGTTCGTGCCGATGCCGACCGAAGGCATCAAGCTGATCCAGGCCCTCTACCGCGAGCCGAGCATCGAGAACCTCAAGAAGATGATGGCCGTCTTCGTCTTCGACAGCAGCAGCCTGACCGAAGAGCTCTACCAGGCCCGCCTCGACAACATGCTGGCGCGGCGCGACCACCTGGAAAACTTCGTCAAGAGCTTCGCCGCCAACCCGAAACAATTCACCGACTACGGCCCGCGCCTCGGCGAAGTCACCGCCCCGACCCTGATCATCTGGGGGCGCGACGACCGCTTCGTCCCCATGGACATCGGCCTGCGCCTGCTCTGGGGCATGCCCAACGCCGAACTGCACATCTTCAACCGTTGCGGCCACTGGGCCCAGTGGGAACACGCCGCCAAGTTCAACCGCATGGTGCGCGACTTCCTGCAGGATTGA
- a CDS encoding IS1182 family transposase gives MLKPAYPAQTELEMVTLEQLVPKDHLLRLLDQHIRFDFIREATQHLYCENNGRPAIDPVVLFKMLFIGYLFGIRSERRLVKEIEVNVAYRWFLGFRLTDKVPDASTLSQNRRRRFVGTDIEQRIFDGIVEQAIEHKLIGGRVLYTDSTHLKANANKRHFEVHQVEQTPAAYLAELDAAIEADRAAAGKKPLKRDDDDSTPPLKEVKVSTVDPDAGFMARDNKPTGFFYLDHRTVDGVHALIVDTHVTPGNVHDSQPYLARLDRVMERFDLAVGAVGLDAGYFTPQVCKGILERALFGVMGYKRPTHRDGYFYKRDYLYDAVQDCYRCPAGEVLPYRTTNRLGYREYASNPARCADCGVRGQCTQSRNHQKLVTRHLWEGFKEAINANRLSDLGKRLYARRKETVERSFADAKELHGHRYARFRGLAKVQAQCLLSAACQNMKKMALLLARKAAALLAKILGQALFAADFARNYLPMALHHENSRIRLVSA, from the coding sequence ATGCTCAAGCCTGCCTACCCTGCCCAAACGGAACTGGAGATGGTGACGTTGGAGCAATTGGTCCCGAAAGACCACTTGCTCCGGCTGCTCGACCAGCACATCCGGTTTGATTTCATTCGTGAAGCGACCCAGCACCTGTATTGCGAGAACAATGGCCGACCGGCGATTGATCCGGTGGTGTTGTTCAAGATGCTGTTCATTGGCTACCTGTTCGGGATTCGCTCCGAGCGACGGCTGGTGAAGGAAATCGAGGTCAATGTGGCTTACCGCTGGTTTCTCGGCTTTCGGCTGACGGACAAAGTGCCGGATGCCTCGACGCTGTCGCAGAATCGGCGTCGCCGCTTTGTCGGGACGGACATTGAGCAACGCATCTTTGACGGGATTGTCGAGCAAGCCATTGAGCACAAGCTGATTGGCGGGCGGGTGCTTTACACGGACAGCACGCATCTGAAGGCGAATGCCAACAAACGGCACTTCGAGGTGCATCAGGTCGAGCAAACGCCGGCGGCCTATTTGGCCGAGCTGGATGCAGCCATCGAAGCGGATCGTGCCGCCGCGGGCAAGAAGCCGCTCAAGCGTGATGACGATGATTCGACACCGCCACTGAAGGAGGTCAAGGTCAGCACGGTCGATCCCGACGCAGGTTTCATGGCCCGCGACAACAAGCCGACCGGCTTCTTCTATCTGGATCACCGGACTGTCGATGGCGTGCATGCCCTGATCGTCGATACCCATGTCACGCCGGGCAATGTCCATGACAGCCAGCCCTATCTGGCCCGCCTGGACCGGGTCATGGAGCGCTTTGATCTGGCCGTGGGCGCCGTCGGGCTCGATGCCGGGTATTTCACCCCGCAAGTCTGCAAGGGCATTCTCGAGCGGGCACTGTTCGGGGTGATGGGCTACAAGCGACCCACACACCGCGATGGCTATTTCTACAAGCGGGACTATCTCTACGATGCGGTCCAGGACTGCTACCGCTGCCCGGCCGGGGAGGTTCTGCCGTACCGGACGACCAACCGGCTGGGCTATCGGGAATATGCCTCGAATCCCGCCCGTTGCGCTGATTGTGGCGTGCGCGGGCAGTGCACGCAGAGCCGGAATCATCAGAAGCTCGTGACCCGGCATCTCTGGGAAGGTTTCAAGGAAGCGATCAACGCCAATCGCCTGAGCGACCTGGGCAAACGGCTGTACGCCCGGCGCAAGGAAACAGTGGAGCGCAGCTTTGCCGATGCCAAGGAGTTGCACGGCCACCGTTACGCCCGCTTCCGCGGCTTGGCCAAGGTGCAAGCGCAGTGCCTGCTCTCGGCGGCCTGTCAGAACATGAAGAAGATGGCCCTGTTGCTGGCCCGCAAGGCGGCAGCCTTATTGGCCAAAATCCTCGGGCAGGCCCTGTTTGCGGCCGACTTCGCCCGCAATTACCTGCCGATGGCGCTCCACCACGAGAATTCCAGAATCCGCCTTGTTTCGGCCTGA
- a CDS encoding T6SS immunity protein Tdi1 domain-containing protein, with amino-acid sequence MSLVEDIRQYWGWVGIEPLDVVGENDFGNLIIKDEDGKYWRLCPEDCYCKVIATNRAELDALSTDQEFLHDWYMSALVSLAIDQCGPLVDGRKYCLKTPGILGGAYGGDNLATAPQVELVRFSGDVARQIEELPDGAQIKLRIIE; translated from the coding sequence ATGAGCCTCGTTGAAGACATTCGCCAGTATTGGGGCTGGGTCGGCATCGAGCCCCTGGATGTCGTCGGTGAAAACGACTTCGGCAATCTCATTATCAAAGACGAAGACGGAAAGTACTGGCGCCTGTGCCCAGAAGACTGCTACTGCAAAGTCATTGCCACCAATCGCGCTGAGCTCGACGCGCTTTCGACCGACCAAGAATTCCTTCACGACTGGTATATGAGTGCGCTCGTTTCCCTCGCAATTGATCAGTGCGGTCCATTGGTGGATGGAAGGAAGTATTGCCTCAAGACTCCTGGGATCTTGGGTGGCGCGTACGGCGGGGACAATCTCGCTACTGCTCCTCAGGTTGAACTCGTGCGCTTTTCCGGTGACGTGGCTCGCCAGATCGAGGAGTTGCCCGATGGCGCGCAAATCAAGCTGAGGATAATCGAATGA
- a CDS encoding ABC transporter ATP-binding protein, with protein sequence MANVLEVKDLSVAYGKVEAVSKISLEVGEGKIVTVIGPNGAGKTTTLSAIMGLLPSSGQVAFDGSIEQVPEVERMVVRGMNLVPEKRELFGTMSIEDNLLLGAFQRDRHGHRDHRQTMEEVYALFPRLKERRLQQAGTMSGGERQMLAVGRALMAKPKLLMLDEPSLGLAPLIVREIFRIISELRRRGVSILLVEQNARAALQVADYAYVLENGAVKMLGEAEMLRNDPRVIESYLGLASKHQELLST encoded by the coding sequence ATGGCCAACGTACTCGAAGTGAAAGACCTCTCGGTCGCCTACGGCAAGGTCGAGGCGGTCAGCAAGATCAGCCTGGAAGTGGGCGAGGGCAAGATCGTCACCGTGATCGGCCCGAACGGCGCCGGCAAGACGACGACCCTGTCGGCGATCATGGGCCTGCTGCCGTCTTCCGGGCAGGTGGCGTTCGACGGCAGCATCGAACAGGTGCCGGAAGTCGAGCGCATGGTCGTGCGCGGCATGAATCTGGTGCCGGAAAAGCGCGAGCTGTTCGGCACGATGAGCATCGAGGACAACCTGCTGCTCGGTGCCTTTCAGCGCGACCGGCACGGCCATCGCGATCACCGGCAGACGATGGAGGAGGTCTATGCGCTCTTCCCGCGCCTGAAGGAGCGCCGGCTGCAGCAGGCCGGCACGATGTCGGGCGGCGAGCGCCAGATGCTGGCGGTCGGCCGCGCGCTGATGGCCAAGCCCAAGCTGTTGATGCTCGACGAACCCAGCCTTGGCCTCGCACCGCTGATCGTGCGCGAGATCTTCCGCATCATCTCGGAACTGCGCCGGCGCGGCGTCTCCATCCTGCTCGTCGAGCAGAATGCGCGCGCCGCGCTGCAGGTGGCCGACTACGCCTACGTGCTGGAAAACGGCGCGGTCAAGATGCTGGGCGAGGCCGAAATGCTGCGCAACGACCCGCGCGTCATCGAGAGCTATCTCGGCCTGGCGAGCAAGCACCAGGAACTGCTGTCGACCTGA
- a CDS encoding hemerythrin domain-containing protein, producing MEALHIIGEEHQSLAAILHAVRFMLKEVAAGKLAPDLALFQAMVHYLDAYAEKRHHPKEDLLFRRLPQRTAEGAEALVKLGQQHAAAPQRMAALEQALAAYVADAGRFNEFAAAFETYAEFYREHMLLEEEVVLPLLRSHLTPADWTELDQAFRAEMAAKSGKDGNEENFSTLFSRLVDCAPAPIGFGPRPFGN from the coding sequence ATGGAAGCACTACACATCATCGGCGAGGAACATCAGTCGCTGGCCGCCATCCTGCATGCCGTCCGTTTCATGCTCAAGGAGGTCGCCGCCGGCAAGCTGGCGCCCGACCTGGCGCTCTTCCAGGCCATGGTGCATTACCTCGATGCCTATGCCGAGAAGCGCCATCACCCGAAGGAAGACCTGCTTTTTCGCCGCTTGCCGCAGCGCACCGCCGAAGGTGCCGAGGCGCTGGTCAAGCTCGGCCAGCAGCACGCCGCCGCGCCGCAGCGCATGGCGGCGCTGGAACAGGCGCTCGCTGCTTACGTTGCCGATGCCGGCCGTTTCAACGAGTTTGCCGCTGCCTTCGAAACCTATGCCGAGTTCTACCGCGAGCACATGCTGCTCGAGGAAGAAGTCGTCCTGCCCCTGCTGCGCAGCCACCTGACGCCCGCCGACTGGACTGAGCTGGATCAGGCCTTCCGCGCCGAGATGGCCGCCAAGTCGGGCAAGGACGGCAACGAAGAGAATTTTTCCACGCTTTTCTCGCGCCTGGTCGATTGCGCCCCGGCGCCGATCGGCTTCGGCCCGCGCCCGTTCGGCAACTGA
- a CDS encoding transposase — MARYKAIDTSPRFLAVDLEKQLLPGSFEHAVHHLLEHEFDLSLFDTRYRNDQSGACAYPPGMLLKVILCAYAQGVVSSRGIERLCREHVTFIALSGDSAPHFTTLAAFVSSLDEEVAQLFAQVLYLCDRQGLIGREMFAIDGVKLPSNASKARSGTRADFAHQADKLEAAARKMLERHRANDSLPVEPDLAEKCRQKAESLGREAAELRQWLADHPKDRKGSKGAIRKSNRTDPDSAKMATGKGVIQGFTGVAAVDAKNQVIIEAQAHGTGSEQELLLPVVRATQAQATPDTLYTADAGYHSERNLKELAKENINALIADNGMRQRDERFKDQGKHKQKPDPLYDKAHPKKAAKRYRPQDFTLDPATGICSCPAGKQLYRNGTNCIHNGRLATKYSGTLRDCLPCEQRAKCLRTPEKTQVRQVAFFRGKANTTEESHTDRMKRAIDSEEGKARYGRRFATVEPVFGNLRHNKRLDRFTLRGRKKVDTQWKLYCLVHNIEKLAHHGFGQ, encoded by the coding sequence ATGGCCCGCTACAAAGCAATCGACACCAGCCCGAGGTTCCTGGCGGTGGATCTGGAGAAGCAACTCCTGCCGGGCAGTTTCGAACATGCCGTGCATCACCTGCTTGAGCACGAATTCGACCTTTCCCTCTTCGACACCCGTTACCGCAATGACCAAAGCGGTGCCTGCGCCTACCCGCCGGGGATGCTGCTCAAGGTCATTCTCTGTGCCTACGCTCAGGGTGTGGTGAGCAGCCGGGGCATCGAGCGGCTGTGCCGCGAACACGTCACTTTCATCGCTCTCAGCGGCGACTCCGCGCCGCACTTTACGACGCTGGCCGCCTTCGTCTCCAGCCTCGACGAGGAAGTCGCCCAACTCTTCGCCCAGGTGCTTTACCTCTGCGACCGGCAAGGCCTGATCGGCCGGGAGATGTTCGCCATTGACGGCGTCAAACTGCCAAGCAACGCCTCCAAAGCCAGAAGCGGCACGCGCGCTGACTTCGCCCATCAAGCCGACAAACTCGAAGCCGCTGCCAGGAAGATGCTTGAGCGCCACCGCGCAAATGACAGCCTGCCCGTCGAACCCGACCTTGCCGAGAAATGCCGGCAAAAGGCCGAAAGCCTGGGGCGTGAAGCCGCCGAACTGCGCCAGTGGCTGGCCGATCACCCGAAGGATCGCAAAGGCAGCAAAGGCGCCATCAGGAAGAGCAACCGCACCGATCCGGACAGCGCCAAGATGGCGACCGGCAAAGGCGTCATACAAGGCTTTACTGGCGTGGCAGCGGTCGACGCCAAAAATCAGGTCATTATCGAAGCGCAAGCCCATGGCACGGGTTCGGAACAGGAACTGCTGCTGCCGGTCGTGCGCGCCACGCAAGCCCAGGCCACCCCGGATACGCTCTACACGGCCGATGCCGGCTACCACTCAGAACGCAACCTCAAGGAACTGGCCAAAGAGAACATCAACGCCCTGATTGCCGACAACGGCATGCGCCAACGCGACGAACGCTTCAAGGACCAGGGCAAACACAAGCAGAAGCCTGATCCGCTCTACGACAAGGCGCACCCGAAGAAAGCCGCCAAACGTTACCGGCCGCAGGACTTCACGCTCGATCCGGCCACTGGTATTTGTAGCTGTCCAGCCGGCAAGCAGCTCTACCGCAACGGCACGAACTGCATCCACAACGGCCGCCTCGCCACGAAATACAGCGGCACCCTGCGCGATTGCCTACCCTGCGAACAACGCGCCAAATGCCTGCGCACGCCGGAGAAGACCCAGGTTCGGCAGGTTGCTTTCTTCCGCGGCAAAGCCAATACAACCGAAGAAAGCCACACCGACCGGATGAAGCGGGCCATCGACAGCGAAGAAGGCAAAGCCCGTTACGGGAGGAGGTTTGCCACGGTCGAGCCGGTGTTTGGCAACCTGCGGCACAACAAGCGGCTGGATCGGTTCACGCTACGCGGGCGCAAGAAGGTCGACACGCAATGGAAGCTGTATTGCCTGGTGCACAACATCGAGAAACTGGCGCATCACGGGTTCGGGCAGTAG
- a CDS encoding branched-chain amino acid ABC transporter ATP-binding protein/permease: MSPRFVLTAFLLILAGAPLVLPEFYVTLLNYVGLSALVALGLVLLTGVGGLTSFGQAAFVGLGAYTTAWLSTSAELPAWLGFAGGSPWAALLIGLLLTATVAVIIGSVTLKLSGHYLPLGTMAWGISLFFLFGNMEFLGGHAGLSNLPAINVFGFELLDNRAYYYLVWAFVLAALFTTKNLLDSREGRAIRALKGGVVMAEAMGVDTSRARMVIFVIAALHACAAGWLYAHLQRFVNPTPFGLHIGIEYLFMAVVGGAGQVWGALVGAGVITVLKQWLGDILPKLFGSAGNYETIVFGLFMIVLLHRARDGLWPLLARLLPVRIDAKVIDENAEALPKKVQPPYGEVILEAKAVTRKFGGLVANNNMSLHVEAGEILALIGPNGAGKSTMFNQLSGVDTPTSGEVLFRGQPVAGHSSREIAALGMSRTFQHVRLLPNMSVLENVAIGAHRRGSKGVLPAAWRLDRVEEARLLREAAIQVERVGLGEFMHVEAGSLALGQQRILEIARALASDPCLLLLDEPAAGLRFKEKQALAELLKRLKSEGMAVLIVEHDMDFVMSLVDRVVVMEFGEKIAEGLPEEIQKDPAVLEAYLGGVAA; this comes from the coding sequence ATCAGCCCGCGTTTCGTGCTGACGGCATTTCTGCTCATTCTGGCCGGTGCACCGCTGGTCCTGCCCGAGTTCTACGTCACGCTGCTCAACTATGTCGGCCTTTCGGCCCTGGTCGCGCTCGGCCTGGTGCTGCTGACCGGCGTCGGCGGCCTGACCTCCTTCGGGCAGGCGGCCTTCGTCGGGCTCGGTGCGTACACCACGGCCTGGCTCAGCACCTCGGCGGAGTTGCCGGCGTGGCTCGGCTTCGCCGGCGGTTCGCCCTGGGCGGCACTGCTCATCGGTCTGCTGCTGACGGCGACGGTGGCGGTGATCATCGGTTCGGTGACGCTCAAGCTGTCCGGGCATTACCTGCCGCTCGGCACCATGGCCTGGGGCATCAGCCTGTTCTTCCTGTTCGGCAACATGGAATTCCTCGGCGGCCACGCCGGCCTTTCCAATCTGCCGGCGATCAATGTCTTCGGCTTCGAACTGCTCGACAACCGCGCTTACTACTATCTGGTCTGGGCTTTCGTGCTGGCGGCGCTGTTCACCACCAAGAACCTGCTCGATTCGCGCGAAGGCCGCGCCATCCGCGCCCTCAAGGGCGGCGTGGTGATGGCCGAGGCGATGGGCGTCGATACCTCGCGGGCGCGCATGGTGATCTTCGTCATCGCTGCCCTGCACGCCTGCGCCGCCGGCTGGCTCTATGCCCACCTGCAGCGCTTCGTGAACCCGACGCCGTTCGGCCTGCACATCGGCATCGAATACCTGTTCATGGCCGTCGTCGGTGGCGCCGGGCAGGTCTGGGGCGCGCTGGTCGGGGCCGGGGTGATCACTGTGCTCAAGCAGTGGTTGGGCGACATCCTGCCCAAGCTGTTCGGTTCGGCCGGCAATTACGAAACCATCGTCTTCGGCCTGTTCATGATCGTCCTGCTGCATCGGGCACGCGACGGCCTGTGGCCGCTGCTCGCCCGCCTGTTGCCGGTGCGCATCGACGCCAAGGTGATTGACGAGAATGCCGAGGCCTTGCCGAAAAAGGTGCAGCCGCCGTACGGCGAAGTGATTCTCGAAGCCAAGGCGGTGACGCGCAAGTTCGGCGGTCTGGTGGCCAACAACAACATGAGCCTGCACGTCGAAGCCGGCGAGATCCTGGCGCTGATCGGCCCGAATGGCGCCGGCAAGAGCACGATGTTCAACCAGCTCTCCGGCGTCGATACGCCGACTTCCGGCGAAGTGCTGTTCCGCGGCCAGCCGGTGGCCGGCCACAGCTCGCGCGAAATCGCCGCGCTCGGCATGAGCCGGACCTTCCAGCATGTCCGCCTGCTGCCCAACATGAGCGTTCTCGAAAACGTCGCGATCGGGGCGCATCGGCGCGGCAGCAAGGGTGTCTTGCCGGCAGCCTGGCGTCTGGATCGCGTTGAAGAGGCGCGCCTCCTGCGCGAAGCGGCGATCCAGGTCGAAAGGGTTGGGCTCGGCGAGTTCATGCATGTCGAAGCCGGCAGCCTGGCACTCGGCCAGCAGCGCATTCTCGAAATCGCGCGGGCTTTGGCTTCCGACCCCTGCCTGCTGCTTCTCGACGAGCCGGCCGCCGGCCTGCGCTTCAAGGAAAAGCAGGCGCTCGCCGAACTGCTCAAGCGCCTCAAGTCGGAAGGCATGGCGGTGCTCATCGTCGAGCACGACATGGATTTCGTCATGAGCCTGGTCGACCGCGTCGTGGTCATGGAATTCGGCGAAAAGATCGCCGAAGGCCTGCCGGAAGAAATCCAGAAGGATCCGGCGGTGCTTGAAGCTTATCTGGGAGGGGTGGCGGCATGA
- a CDS encoding DUF779 domain-containing protein — MVDRVIATPATLELIELLKQQYGPALMFHQSGGCCDNSSPNCYLPTDLSIGPYDIQLGHIGDVPFYISASQYEYWKHSQLIIDVIAGHGGTFSLEGNTGKSFLTRSRLFSDAEWAELQAAGVV, encoded by the coding sequence ATGGTCGACCGCGTCATCGCCACCCCGGCAACGCTCGAACTGATCGAGCTCCTGAAGCAGCAATACGGCCCGGCACTGATGTTCCACCAGTCCGGCGGCTGCTGTGACAACAGCTCGCCCAACTGCTACCTGCCAACCGACCTGAGCATCGGCCCCTACGACATCCAGCTCGGCCACATCGGCGACGTGCCGTTCTACATCAGCGCCTCCCAGTACGAATACTGGAAACACTCGCAACTGATCATCGACGTCATCGCAGGCCACGGCGGCACCTTCTCGCTCGAAGGCAACACCGGCAAGTCCTTTCTCACCCGCTCGCGCCTGTTCAGCGATGCGGAATGGGCCGAACTGCAGGCCGCCGGCGTCGTTTAA
- a CDS encoding IS110 family RNA-guided transposase, with protein MNIVTVGIDLAKNVFALHGVDQSGKAVFIKPKVARGQLLETVANLPPCLIGMEACSGAHYWAREFSRFGHTVKLMAPKFVAPYRMSGKRGKNDAADAAAICEAVTRPNMRFVPVKDVDQQAILCLHRTRQGFIEERTALYNRLRGLISEFGIVLPQKVERLRREIGAHLEELPGWANRCVGDLLVHADRLNERIDEYDKAIAQAAKQDQRSRQLMQLPGIGPTTASALVASLGGGHDFKNGRQLAAWAGLVPGQYSSGGKARLGRITKAGDAYLRSLLVMGARSVLAGLGEKQDRFSRWARALVERRGYWKAAVAIAAKNLRLAWAALHYGEDFRLIEETA; from the coding sequence ATGAATATTGTCACCGTAGGCATCGATCTCGCCAAGAATGTATTCGCTTTGCATGGCGTTGACCAGAGCGGCAAGGCGGTTTTCATCAAGCCCAAGGTCGCGCGCGGTCAATTGCTGGAGACGGTCGCCAATCTGCCACCCTGCCTGATCGGCATGGAAGCCTGCTCTGGTGCCCACTACTGGGCAAGAGAATTCAGCCGCTTCGGCCACACCGTCAAACTGATGGCACCGAAGTTCGTGGCGCCGTACCGGATGAGCGGCAAGCGCGGCAAGAACGACGCCGCCGATGCCGCTGCCATCTGCGAAGCCGTCACCCGGCCCAACATGCGTTTCGTGCCGGTCAAGGACGTCGACCAGCAAGCCATCCTCTGCCTGCACCGCACCCGGCAAGGCTTCATCGAAGAACGCACGGCGCTCTACAACCGCTTGCGCGGCCTGATCAGCGAGTTCGGCATTGTGCTGCCGCAGAAAGTTGAACGCCTGCGCCGGGAAATCGGTGCCCACCTTGAAGAACTTCCCGGCTGGGCCAACCGCTGTGTCGGGGACCTGCTCGTACATGCTGATCGGCTCAACGAACGCATCGACGAGTACGACAAAGCCATTGCCCAAGCCGCCAAACAAGACCAACGCAGCCGGCAACTCATGCAACTCCCCGGCATCGGCCCGACCACGGCCAGCGCCCTGGTTGCCAGCCTGGGCGGCGGCCACGACTTCAAGAACGGTCGGCAACTCGCTGCCTGGGCCGGACTCGTTCCCGGCCAATACAGCAGTGGTGGCAAAGCGCGGCTGGGCCGAATCACCAAGGCGGGCGACGCCTACCTGCGCAGCCTGCTCGTCATGGGTGCCCGATCCGTCCTCGCCGGACTGGGCGAGAAGCAGGACCGGTTCAGTCGCTGGGCGAGAGCGCTGGTCGAACGACGGGGTTACTGGAAAGCGGCGGTCGCCATTGCCGCCAAGAACCTGCGCCTGGCCTGGGCGGCATTGCACTACGGCGAGGATTTCCGACTCATCGAAGAGACCGCCTGA
- the exaC gene encoding acetaldehyde dehydrogenase ExaC: MIYAAPGAAGAKISYKAQYDNFIGGKWVAPVKGQYFDVVTPVNGKVYTKAAQSTAEDIELALDAAHAAFPKWGKTDAATRSNILLKIADRLEQNLELLAYAETVDNGKPIRETLAADIPLAVDHFRYFAGCLRSQEGGISEIDENTMAYHIHEPLGVVGQIIPWNFPILMAAWKLAPAIGAGNCVVLKPAESTPISILVLAELIADILPPGVLNIVNGFGRDAGMPLATSKRIAKIAFTGSTVTGRVIAQAAANNLIPATLELGGKSPNIFFADIMDKDDGFLDKAIEGMVLFAFNQGEVCTCPSRALIQESIYDKFIERVLKRVAAIKQGSPLDTDTMMGAQASLIQMEKIQSYLKLGKEEGAECLIGGERAHLGGDIEGGYYIQPTLFKGHNKMRIFQEEIFGPVLAVTTFKDEAEALAIANDTVYGLGAGVWSRNGNVAYRMGRAIQAGRVWTNCYHAYPAHAAFGGYKESGIGRETHKVMLDHYQQTKNLLVSYAEQKLGFF; the protein is encoded by the coding sequence ATGATTTATGCAGCCCCCGGCGCCGCTGGTGCCAAGATCAGCTACAAGGCCCAATACGACAACTTCATCGGCGGCAAATGGGTCGCCCCGGTCAAGGGTCAATATTTCGACGTCGTGACCCCGGTCAACGGCAAGGTTTACACCAAGGCAGCCCAGTCGACCGCTGAAGACATCGAACTGGCTCTGGATGCCGCGCACGCTGCCTTCCCGAAATGGGGCAAGACCGATGCCGCCACCCGCTCCAACATCCTGCTCAAGATCGCCGACCGTCTCGAACAGAACCTCGAACTGCTCGCCTACGCCGAGACCGTAGACAACGGCAAGCCGATCCGCGAAACCCTCGCTGCCGACATCCCGCTCGCCGTCGACCACTTCCGTTACTTCGCCGGCTGCCTGCGCTCGCAGGAAGGCGGCATCTCGGAAATCGACGAAAACACCATGGCTTACCACATCCATGAGCCGCTCGGCGTCGTCGGCCAGATCATCCCCTGGAACTTCCCTATCCTGATGGCGGCCTGGAAACTGGCCCCGGCCATCGGCGCCGGCAACTGCGTCGTTCTCAAGCCGGCCGAATCGACCCCGATCTCCATCCTGGTCCTCGCCGAACTGATCGCCGACATCCTGCCGCCGGGCGTGCTCAACATCGTCAACGGCTTCGGTCGCGATGCCGGCATGCCGCTCGCCACCAGCAAGCGCATCGCCAAGATCGCCTTCACCGGCTCCACCGTCACCGGCCGCGTCATCGCCCAGGCCGCTGCCAACAACCTGATTCCGGCCACGCTGGAACTGGGTGGCAAGTCGCCCAACATCTTCTTCGCCGACATCATGGACAAGGATGACGGTTTCCTCGACAAGGCCATCGAAGGCATGGTGCTGTTCGCCTTCAACCAGGGCGAAGTCTGTACCTGCCCGAGCCGCGCCCTGATCCAGGAATCGATCTACGACAAGTTCATCGAACGCGTCCTCAAGCGCGTTGCCGCCATCAAGCAAGGCAGCCCGCTCGACACCGACACCATGATGGGTGCCCAGGCATCGCTGATCCAGATGGAAAAGATCCAGTCCTACCTCAAGCTCGGCAAGGAAGAAGGCGCCGAATGCCTGATTGGCGGCGAACGCGCCCACCTCGGCGGCGACATCGAAGGCGGTTACTACATCCAGCCGACCCTGTTCAAGGGCCACAACAAGATGCGCATCTTCCAGGAAGAAATCTTCGGGCCGGTTCTGGCCGTGACCACCTTCAAGGACGAAGCCGAAGCCCTGGCCATCGCCAACGACACCGTCTATGGCCTTGGCGCCGGCGTCTGGAGCCGTAACGGCAATGTCGCCTACCGCATGGGTCGCGCCATCCAGGCCGGCCGCGTGTGGACCAACTGCTACCACGCCTACCCGGCGCACGCAGCCTTCGGCGGCTACAAGGAATCTGGCATCGGTCGCGAAACCCACAAGGTCATGCTCGACCACTATCAACAGACGAAGAACCTGCTGGTCAGCTATGCCGAACAAAAGTTGGGCTTTTTCTAA